The following DNA comes from Thalassomonas viridans.
AAATAATTAAGGCGATATTACTTTGAAGTACCAAGTATTACTGACCGCTGTGCTTGGCCTGATGGTTTCTGGCTGCGATGATACCGTAGCGCATACAACAGCACATACCAGCCCATCCTCCGGACAATGTTCACACCTTGAATACGGCACCCCCAAGCAAAGCGATGAGGTGCTTTGCCGGGAAGGTTATGCTCTGGGATATAACAACCAGCTTAAGTCCGCGGAATGGGTGTCTTATGTGTTGGATAAAGAAACCTCTCCGGGCGTACCCAGGCGCAACGACTTCAGGCCCGATGAAGATATTCCGTCTGCTTACCGGACAACGCCGGAAGATTACCGGGAGCCGGTATATTCCAAAGGTCACCTGGCCAACAGTGAGTCAATAGACCGCACCCGGCGCGCCAACAGCGAAACCTTTTTGATGTCGAATATGACGCCGCAACTCCCCGGCCATAACCGGGCAATATGGAAAGGGCTGGAAAACCGCGAACGCAAATGGGCCAACGATCGGGGCAGGGTGCTGGTACTGGCCGGACCGGGTTATTCGGCGCGGCCCAAGTTTATCGGCAATAACGTGCCTGTGCCCGATGAATACTGGAAAGTGATTTATGATCCGGCCCTGGAAGAAGCGATTGCCTTTATTATTCCGCACAAGAACCTGAAAACGGCGCAGCTGAACCAATACCTGAGCTCGGTGGACGAGGTTGAAAACAGGTTTGGCCTGGATTTGCTCAGCTCGCTCAATGATGCGGCAGAGGCCCGGGTCGAGCGCATGAAACTGGCCAGGCAGTGGTAGAAATTTTTAGATTGCCTTAACGGTTTCCTCAATGTAATGCGCTCTTGCGGGAGCGCATTATCGTTTCTAAATAAAAAATATCCTAATGCCGGGCCTGACAGGCCACACCTCCCAAGCCGCCGTTTTTTATGGGCGGGAAAATGCCAATAGATTTATCTTTTTGATTGCCTTGACCATACCGATCACGCAGGAGCGGTAATCGCTATGTTTTCCCGTAAAAGCGCCGGCAGAGAAATCAGTGATTTAAAATCCGCAGGAGGTAGGGTAGATTGATAAACAATCAGCTAGATGGAAGTTACGAAATCTCTGCACAACCACCTGCTAATTTACCTTGGGAGACGAGCATGGAAGATATCTTTTGGTTTGTTGTTATGATCACCGCATTGGGGGGCATCATTTCATGGCTTGGCCGCACCGTTACTGCACTATTGGTTGCTTATTTTGTTGTTGGTTGTGTCGGCGCTACGGTTGCTTACCTGGGCCTTGAAACATTTTTCCTGGCCAGTTACGGCAATACGCTGGCAAGTGCTAAAAACATTCCGATCCTCACCTTTATCCTCAGTTTTATCGATTTAAAACCGGCAGCCGCTTTTTTTTCCGTATTTCCCGAAGAGACCAGGCTGTGGCTTATCGGCGGGGCAACCGCCGTTTCAGTTATCGCAGTCACTTTGCCTTTTGTAACCTTTGCCAATTCTATCTTTTCGGCCATGGGCGCCGATGAAGGCACTAAGTCGGTAAATTCATTGGGCAGGTTTTTGCGCCCGAAAATAACCGCTATTGAACAGAGGGAGGGGGAGCTGCAGACTCGGATTACCTCTATGTGCGAGGCAATAGACAGCCTGAAAAGTGAAACGGAAAAGCTGCGGGCAGAGGTTGAGTCGCATAATGCTTTGCAGGCAGGCAATAAAGCGACAGCCGACAATTAACTGCGCTTTCCACAATTAGGAAAGCCCTGTTATTTACCCTGATAAGTTATTAAAAACAAAGCAAAAATCAACCATAAAAAAAGACCGCTTTGCTGTTGATATAACAAGCAAAATAGTCTTTATTTATAGTGCTATCCATCAAAACAAGGAGAGCAGTCACTTCAATATCATCTTGTCGTAAGTCGCTGTTATTTAGCGTTAAAACCAATAATAGCAATAACCAGGCCGCAACCCCTGAGTGCTAGCACACCCAGAGGCTGCTAACCACAACGAACTAAACAGGAGAACGTTATGGCTGAATATCATCATACGTCAGAGCCAGGCTCGGCAAAAGCAAAATATCCCATTTATCGCCAACTTACCGTACTGGAAACCAGCTGTGAGGCAGGCGCGAAAACCCGCGGCATAGGTATTAATTATGTCCCCGTGAACCTTGAGCCTTGCATGGTGCTCAGGGGAAAATGGCTGCGCCGGGCCGGTTTTGCTGCCGGGCAGAAAGTCAGCATTATGGTGGATCAGGGAAAAATTATGCTTACGCCTAAGAGCGTTAAGGGTCGATAGGTTTATGTGACTTTAGCCGCTAAAGATCCGGACAGATCTTTTGACCAAAACTAAAGCCGGACGGTTGCGGATAATAGCAGCCGCCCGGCTTTTTCCCTGGCATGAAAAACAGCCGGTGTTACTCCTTATCCGGCCCGAATAAGGGCTCGCCGTGATAAATATGGGGGCCGGGGCTGTCCTCGCCTAAAATGTCGTTCGGGTTGGCAAGCCTGCAATGCTTCATCGACAAACAGCCGCAACCGATACAGGTATCGAGATTGTCCCTGAGATCCGTCAGCTGGTCGATTCTGTCATTAAGCTGTTGCCGCCAGGTGGTGGACAGCCTTTCCCAGTCTTTAGGGGTAACGGTTTTATCGCCGGGTATGCTGGCTAACGCCGCTTTTATTTCCCTGAGCTGAATCCCCGCCTGCTGGGCAATGCGGATCACGGAAATTTTCCGCAAAATATCGCGGTGATACCTGCGGTGGTTGGCACTGTCCCGGTAGGAGGAAATAAGGCCTTTGCTCTCATAAAAATGCAGGGTTGATACCGCAACGCCGGTCCGTTTGGCGACTTCGCCCACCGAAAGTTCTCTTGCTAATGCCATAAAAAATCTCAAAACAAATTCAAAATCAATTCAAAAAAAGCTATTGACCTCAAGTATAGTTGAGGTCATATGCTGGCGGCAACTTTTAAGGATTAACCCAGATTTACAGGTGATTATATGAAACTCAACCCTTTGCTGCTGACATCAGGCATATTGGCGATATGCCTGTCCGGCCTGTTTTATTTTAAGCATCATATGGCCAACGCCGCCGGCAATCAGCAAATGCCCGAGCCGGTGATGAGCATTAAAGCCACCTCTCCTCAGGTACAGAATTATCAGCAGACTACAGGTTTGATCGGGCAAGCCCGCGCCGTGGAACAGGCGAGCATCAAAAATGAACTGGCGGGTAAGATCACCCGGCTAAATTTCCAGTCGGGTGATTTAGTTACAAAGGGGCAGGTGCTGCTGGAACTCAGCCACAGCGAAGAAGATGCCCAGTTAAAAGCGGCAAAAGCCGAGGCCGCCTTAAACCGGCAAACCCTGGACCGTTACCTGGCGCTGCAGGAAAATGGCCGCATCAGTGACGATAAGGTGGATCAGGCAAAATCTCTGCTCGCCAAGGCTGAGGCGGAAATGGAGCGTATTTCGGCGATCATAGAAAAGAAAGTCATCACCGCGCCTTTTGCCGGTTATACCGGCATTCATGACCTGGCGGTCGGCCAGTATATCGACAGCAACAGCCAGATCACTAACCTGATCGGCGATAACGACTTTATCTGGATCGACTTCAACGTGCCGCAAACCTATCCGGTATTGGCGCTGGGTGAGAGTGTCGGTGTCGTGGTTAAAGGCAAGGCAACGCAGGAAGCGCAGGCGAGCATAGTGTCGGTATCGCCGGTGTTAAATTCCAGCTCGCGCCAGCTTAAGTACCGGGCAAAAGTAGCCAAATCCGTGCTGACGCTTACCCCCAACCAACTGGTGAAAATTAACTTTCCGGTAGCGCCGGTGCAGGCCCTTACCCTGATCCCGCAACTGGCGGTGAAAAGAGACCAGCTTGGCGATTATGTTTTTGTCTTGAAAAAAGAAGGTGAGGCTTACCGGGCGCACCAGGTGAAGGTCGACCTGGGGGTACGTTTCGGCGATCTAATCAGTGTTGAATCAGGTCTTGAACCCGGGGTGTTAATCGCTTCCGAGGGCGCTTTTAAATTATGGCCGGGGGTACAAACCCGCTTTGCTTCACCCGATGAAAACCAGGGAGAAACGCTATGAGCCAGTCATTCCAGTTTAAAAAACAAGCCATGGACATCTTCGTACAAAAGCCGGTGATCGCCATCGTATTGTCCATATTTATCTGTCTGGCGGGCTTGCTTGCGGTCAATAAAATATCGGTATTGCAGTTTCCGCAAATTGAAAGCGCTTCGCTGGAAATCAATACCACCTTTACCGGGGCATCTGCTGAAGTGGTCAAAGGTTTTGTTACCGACACCATAGAAAAAGCGGCGGCTTCTGCGCCCGGCGTGGAATTTGTCGACTCTACCACGACTTCCGGCAGCAGCACGGTAACCGCCTGGCTGGCCCTGAACGAGAACAGTACCGATGCCCTGGCGGAGCTTAATACCCGCTTAAGCCAGATACGCTTTGAGTTGCCGGCAGGCGCCGAAGATCCTGTGGTTTCGGTGAAACGTACCGACCGTCCTTATGCGGTGTTTTACCTGAACGTTGAGGCGCCCGGGGTGCCGCTGGAGAAACTTACCGATTACTTAAACCGCCAGGTGAATCCCATTATTGCCAATATTGACGGCGTGCAAAAAGCCGAAATTGAAGGCAGCCGGATACCGGCGATGCGGGTGTGGCTGGATCTCGACAAAATGAATATCTTCGGCTTAAGCGCCGGGGAAGTTTACGATGCCCTAAGTGCCAACAACCGTATTTCCACTTTGGGTTACAGTGAAAACAGCCAGCAAAAAATCGATATTGTCGCCAACACCCAGATGTCTTCGGTGGATGAGTTCAGGCGTTTAATCGTTAAAAACGACAACCAGGGCATTATCTACCTCGGGGATATTGCCGACATCGCCTATGCTTCGGAGCAGGCCAGCTCTACTGCCCGCTTTAACCAGGACAATACCGTTTATATTTCGGTATGGGGTTTGCCCGGCGCCAATGAAATCTCTATCGGCGACAAACTTTACCAGGTGGTGGACGATATTAATGCCGCCAGCCAGGGAAAATTCAACATCAACATGGCTTACGACGGCACCTTGTATATGCGTGACGCCCTGAAAGAAATCGTCACTACCCTGTTGGAAACCGTAGTGCTGGTGGGCCTGGTGGTGTTGCTGTTAATGGGCTCGTTCAGAACCGCCCTGGTGCCCCTGGTGACTATTCCTATCTCTATTTTAGGGGCTATCGCCGTGATCTGGCTGCTGGGCTTCTCCCTGAACCTGCTTACCGTGCTGGCGATAGTATTATCCGTGGGCCTGGTGGTGGACGATGCCATAGTGGTGGTGGAAAATGTCGCCCGCCATATGCGCAGCGGCATGCCGAGAATGCAGGCGGCGCTGATCAGTTCGCGCCAGCTGCTGGTGCCCGTGATTTCCATGACCCTGACCCTGGCCATGGTTTATGCCCCCATAGGTTTTTTGTCTGGTTTAACCGGGGTGTTATTTAAGGAGTTCGCCTTTACTTTGGCCATTGCCGTGCTGATTTCCGGCGTGGTGGCGGTAACCTTATCGCCGATCATGAGTGCTTATGTTTCCAGTGAAGGCGGTAAGGAAGGGGCATTTACGCAAAAAGTAAACGGCCTTTTTGAAAAAGTACAAGACGTGTACGGCAACTTGCTCAAGCGCACTATGAATAACCAGGCTTCTATGCTGCTGATTGCCCTGGTGGTAACCGCGTTAATTGTGCCTTTTTATATGCAGTCGGCAAAAGAGTTGGCGCCGGTGGAAGATCAAAGCAGCATTACTTTGGTGGTGCAGTCGCCGCCGGATACTTCGCTGGCTTACAATGAAAACAATATGCCGGAAATCGTCGATAGTCTGATGTCGCTTGATGGCGCACAGCAAATGTGGCAAATATTATTGTCTAACGGCGGTTTCGGCGGGCTGGAGCTGGAGAGCGCTGAGCAGCGCCCCTATAGTACAGCCGAGGTATTGACGGAAGTTTACGGCCGCCTTTCCGGCTCAACCGCCTTGGACGTTTTGCCCATCTTGCCTTCGCCGTTGCCTACGGCGGGCCAATACGATATTGAACTTGTGGTGAAGTCTTCGGCGTCTTTTAGCGAGATGAAATCCTATGCCGATCAGCTGATTGGCGCGGCATACCAGTCGGGTATGTTCCTTTATGCCGACACCGACTTAAAGATCGACTTGCCGCAAATCGACCTACAGCTGGACCGGGAAAAAATTGCCGATTTGGGCCTGGATATCAGTGTGGTGAGCGAGCAGCTGTCCACTTACCTATCCAGCAACTATGTCAACCGCTTCGACGATAACGGCAAGGCCTATCGGGTGATCCCTATGATCAACGGCGATATCAGCCGCTCGCCGGAAAAGATCCTGGATTTGACCATCAAAGCACCTTCGGGAGAGCTGATTTCCATTGCCGATTTTACCGAAATCCACTGGAAAACCGTGCCGAGAAAATTAGGTTCGTTTAACCGCCTTAACGCTTTTCGCATCTATGGCGGGGTATTGCCGGGAGTCACCAAAGAGCAGGCGCTGGCGCAACTGGAGCAAAGTGCCCGCGAGATCTTGCCTGCAAGCTACAACCTGGACTATGCCGGCGAGTCGCGGCAGATACGCAAGGAAGGCAGCAGTTTGCTGATGGTGATGGCTATTTCCCTGGTGATTGTTTTCCTGATCCTGGCGGTGCAGTTTAACAGCTTCCGGGACCCGCTGGTGATCTTGCTCGGTTGTGTGCCGCTGGCGCTTTCCGGCGCGTTATTGCTGCCGTTTTTATCCCTGACCACGATCAACATCTATTCTCAGATAGGTTTGGTAACCTTGATCGGCCTAATCGCGAAAAACGGTATTTTAATTGTTGAGTTTGCCAACCAGCTGCAGGAAAGCGGCCGGGAGAAACTGGCGGCGGTAATCGAGGCGGCAACCACCAGGTTAAGACCTATTTTAATGACCACGGCGGCGACCGTACTCGGCCATTTCCCGCTGGTACTGGTAACGGGAGCCGGCGCTGAGGCTCGCAACAGCATAGGCATTATCCTGGTGGCGGGTATGATTATCGGCACCTTGTTTACCTTGTTTGTATTGCCGGTATTTTATGTCTGGTTTGCCACAAGCCGCTCCGGCGACTCGGTTGCCGCGCCGCACAGGCAAGCAGCTGACGGTGAGGTAACGGCACTGCAATCGGCCTGATTTCGGTGACGTAACGTGTATAAACAGGGGCAGTCTGACTGCCCCTGTACGCTTTAAAAACCTGATGTTTGGCAATGGCTGATAATGCCTGATAAAAAATAACCAAACCGGCATCACTTGAAATTTATCTTGCCTGTACCTACCTCATAATAAAGCTTATAAATTGAACTTGATTATGCTCTCTTATGTTTTACCCCTGATTATCGGCGTATTGGTTATCGGTTACCTGATCGGTAAGCCATATTGGCGTGAGTATCAGCGCAATAAAATCAGAAACCGGCCTTTTAAAAAGGAATGGCGGAAAATCATCCAGAAAAGAATGCCGTATTTCAGGCAGATGCCGGCTGATTTGCAGTTGCAGCTCAAACAGCATATTCAGGTTTTTCTCGCGGAAAAAAACTTTATCGGCTGTAACGGTGTAAAAATAACCGATGAAATCAAGATCACCATAGCGGCGCAGGCGTGCTTGTTATTGCTGAACCGGAAAACCAACTATTACCCCCAATTGCAGACCATACTGGTTTACCCGAGAGCCTTTGTGAAAGAGCAAAACAGACAAAATGCCGACGGCGTGCACTACACGCAAAACATGGCGCTGTCGGGTGAGTCCTGGGATTTCGGCAAAATTGTTTTATCCTGGCAGGATACCGTGCAGGGGGCAGAAATTCCCGATGACGGCCGCAACGTGGTGATCCATGAGTTTGCCCATCAACTTGACCAGGAAAATGGCAAGGCAAACGGGGTGCCGATTTTGGGCCGGGGGCAGAGCTATAAATGTTGGTCGGCGGTTTTTTCCGCGCAATTTGAGCAGCTGAAAAAACAGGCCATGGCAGGCGCGCCTTCACTGTTTGATTATTATGGCGCCACAGAGCCGGCGGAGTTTTTTGCGGTTGCCAGTGAGGTGTTTTTTGAACAGTCGCAGCAATTTAGTCATGAACACCCCGGGCTTTACCGGCAATTAAAGCAGTATTACCGGGTTGACCCTGTGCATTGGTAATGCGTCTTTTGTGAGAGAGTCCGGTTTATAAGCGGTCTTATAATTAATATGTTTGATATGGCTGCCAGTTTTGATATTCCTTATTCCAGCCGGATGTAATCGACAGATAAACCTGTTGCTGTTTGAGTTTATCAATGGCTTTTTGCAGCGCCTGATCTATCTCGCCGCCAGCCCCGCCGACGGGAAAAGCCACCTTAACGTCTAAGGTGGCAAAGAAAGTCCGCCGGATATTATTTAATTTCAACTTATGGATAACAGGGTCTACGGCCGCCGCCGCAAAAATAAAGCCGTCAACCCGGCCATGTTGCACCATTTTAATCGCTCCCTCGACTTTAGGCACGCCTATGGTAGGAAAGTTAAAAAGACCCTGATGCGCCAGATCGACGACGATTTTATATTGCTTTAGGTTTTCCTAGTTTAATGCTGGCCGGTCGGCTGCCGTATACAGCACAAAAGGCAGCCGCCAGAGCACGGTATTTGACAGCTGGTATTTTAAAGCACTGTTGTCGACAAACGGACTGTCAATGATAGGCACTTGCATATCATAATTGTCCATAACAACCTGGCGCAGGGACTGGGGAAATGGGAAGAGATCCATCTGATAACTTATGCCCGCCGTATCCAATATGGTAGCGATCACCTTAGGCAAAGGGTCAGATAAGCCCTCGGAAACGGTAGGCAGGTTTGCTACGGCTACTTTGATGGTTTTTTCGTGCGCATTTACTTGTTCAGCCAATAAGAGTAGAAAAATCAAAGCATATAATTTCATGTTTACTGGCTGGTTTTTCTGCTGACGAATACACCCTTTCAGTATGTATAAGGCGGTTGGGAAAAACAAGTTGCGGCCTGCCTGAGCTAATTGTGCCGTGGGTTATATCTGTCTGATTTTTGTGATCGGGTCTTAAAATGCCAATCGGCAGCAGAATGCTTGCTCTGCATATTTGCCTGTCATGGTCACAGGGAATTTATCCATATCGGGCAAAGAATTCTATGTAGATATCCCAAGTTTACTAATCCTTTATGGAGTTTTCTGGAATTGAATGTCTTTCATTTCGTGATTTTATTATTATGCAGGTCTTAGCTCTATATCGTGACAAGCATAAAACTTCTTCCGAGGGGGGTCTTCAGAAGGTGCATTACTTACTTCTCTTAGAGAAGGTCGACATCACATTTTTAATGAAGAGATCACCCAAAAGTGATTTAGCTGCTATGGGAATTTTGTAACTTTATATCATATAAAAAAAAGTGCCTATGATACGACATAGAGAAAAGTAGCGTGCTCATTAAACTATCGTTCGTCAACTCAGACATTATTTAACTTTGAAAAAACGGATGGAAATGATGAAAACAACACTTAACTCAGCAATAGTACTATTAGGCACTCTAGGCTGTTTATCAGCTTATGGTCTGCAAACGGAACAGGAATTTTTGCAAACTGTTGACCCGTCATTAATCAGTGAAACCAATGCTGATGGCACCTATAATTTTACGCGTAAAACACGTTCGCGTATTGTACATGACGATGGCACCATAGAATATCCCTTGTTAAATAGTGGAAAACTCAAGCCCAGTCCTGAGCTTAAAGCGAAAAAGAAAGTTAACTATTTAACATTTCAAAAGAATAGTATTTTTTCCAGTACAGGGTCTAGTGCGGAAGGCTCGGATCATATTGTTAGTATGTTAGGTATCCCGATGGATGAGATCCCTGAACCACTTGATATTACTACAGGGGATTTTAACCAGGCATATCATCCGCTACAGGATCAGAGTGTTAAAGCTCCTGACGGACGAGAATTATTCAGGGTGACGGATACGGATGAAATTCTTGTTAGCCAGGGAGGAATGGCATCAATAATTGATAGTGCCGATTGGACGCGTCCCGAGAAAAAATCCACGGCAGATAATCTTGATCATATAGGTTCTACTACCACAACAGATGTTAATGCTGATGGTATTGAAGAAATAGTAACTGTGTATCATCCGATAGGCCATTCAAGCCGTTATATCAAAACTTTTGATAATGCCGAAGGCACGTTATCTAACAGCTTAGAAAATACTAGTTATGTTTCACCGTCAAAAACCTGGAACTGGAATAATTCTTTTGTTAAGGCAATCGGCGGGGACTTTAACGGCGATAAGGTAAAAGATGAGATGATTGTGGCCTATAATGGGCAAATTGATCTTTATCGTTATAATCTTTCCAGTAAAAGTTGGGATTTTATAACCAGCCACACCCCATGGGAACATGGCTATGAAAGAAGCTGGAATTTATCCATAGATGCTCAAAATATCGACGGTAAACCGGGGCTTGAAATTGTTGCAGCTTATAGTGTTGCCGGTAACTTGAATTCTTATGGTCACGGTAATACTCATAGTAATCCGGATGTACAAGATGGTCGTATTGAACTTTATCGTTATGATGAAAATGATAACCAGGAATATATTATTGGCAGCTTAAGTCAGGCAGACCCATATTTTAACCGTGGTTTAGATGTTATTCCTACAAGTGTTGCTTTGGCGCAATTAACCCCGGGAGGAGAATATGAGGTTGTTGTTGCAGGTCTACATGCCAATGATTTTTGGAATAATGTCACTTTAGTATCGGCTTCTATCGATATTACCAACCAAAAATTCAGTAACTTTGCGAATAACGTATGGACAAACGGGCGTTACTGGGACAGTCAGAGTACCTGGGGGGGCATAAAGGGGCGGCCTCAGCTCTCGGCATGGCAATACGGTAATATAGGAACCACTATGGTCTTTACCGGTGCTGGTTTTCAAAGAACAGTAAACGATGATCAAATGTCATATCGGCATGACCATGTTTGGACTTTGCAGGGGGCGACGGCCGGAGGGGATGGCCCCGGTTACTTTGCAAAAGCCGGTGTGGTTAATTACTATCAGCAATCTGAAGAAGGTATTTCTGATTATCCTGAACTTGTGTATATGTGGCATAACGCGGATGGTTCAGTTAAAGATGATTATATGTATGTCAGGAGTTATGACGGGGATACTGTTACAACGACGCCTCATTTGATCACGGATATGGTTGGCCCGGTAAGTGGGGTACCTTTTGGTGAAATCATGGGAGTTAACTGGCAACAGGACGAATTGCTGGGGGTATATGAACGTCATGAATTGCGTTATACCGAACCGCAAATTTTCGGCATATTGGCTTCGCCTCCCTATTATCGCGATCAAGACATTTTAGCAGGGGCGACTACTTTGGAAGTGTCCCGGGGAGACTCTTCGGACTCGGGCCATACGAGCGGTGGTGGATTTGGCGTTGATATCGGTGCAAGCTATGGTCAAGAGGTGGGTTTTATTGCTCGGGGTACACTGGAGGGGAGTGTTAATGCATTTACCAATAGTGATTGGGCAACAACCTGGACAGAGAGCATCACTAATAACGTCAGTATAGCCTTTAATGCCAGTCAAGGTGAAGATAAGATATTGGCTACCGTTATTCCGGTTGATCATTATCACTATTCGATAATATCTTCTGATAAAGATCTACCAAAAGAAGATATAGCTGAAACAGGGCAGTCCGATTTTGTAGTTGATGTGCCGAGGTCGCCAACAATGACACAGTTTTCGGTTAACTTTATGCATACCTCGGGTATGAAGAATGACTACATAAATGCCGATTATATCTCGTCACTTTTACAGCACAGATTAGGTGACCCGGCTTCTTATATGAGTAAAGCTGAAGCTGGAAATTTAATCGCTGGCTTAGATGAATCAGCGGTAACCTTCAGTGCTGATAATGTCGGACAAATGGCAAGTATGCTGCAAGGCATTGGTGAGCATAGTACATCTCAATCTATTTCACATGGCACGGCGAGCAGTGTAAATAATAGCTTTACACAAACCATTGGCGGTGGAGCCAGTTTAGCCTTAGGTGTTGTAGGTGGGGTACCCGGCATATTTGAAACCAGTATCTCTGCTTCAGCTGGTCTCAGTGGCTGGGGGGTTGTTGGAAACTCCTGGGGTACTAGCTTTAATGAGAGCATAACGGTAACGGGGAGTGTTGCTGATATCAGCGAACAAAACCATTATCAGGGGCTGATGCCGTTTTCTTATGGTTTAATTGGTTATTCACTCGACCTTAAGCAAGATAATACCCCATTCTTTAATCAGCCTTTGTTGATTACGTATTGGGTTGACAGTGCTGCCGAAATAGCCTTAAACCGGGCATTGAATAAACCGGCCAGCCAGTCTTCAAATTTAGGTGGTTATCCGGCAAGCAATGCGGTA
Coding sequences within:
- a CDS encoding discoidin domain-containing protein yields the protein MMKTTLNSAIVLLGTLGCLSAYGLQTEQEFLQTVDPSLISETNADGTYNFTRKTRSRIVHDDGTIEYPLLNSGKLKPSPELKAKKKVNYLTFQKNSIFSSTGSSAEGSDHIVSMLGIPMDEIPEPLDITTGDFNQAYHPLQDQSVKAPDGRELFRVTDTDEILVSQGGMASIIDSADWTRPEKKSTADNLDHIGSTTTTDVNADGIEEIVTVYHPIGHSSRYIKTFDNAEGTLSNSLENTSYVSPSKTWNWNNSFVKAIGGDFNGDKVKDEMIVAYNGQIDLYRYNLSSKSWDFITSHTPWEHGYERSWNLSIDAQNIDGKPGLEIVAAYSVAGNLNSYGHGNTHSNPDVQDGRIELYRYDENDNQEYIIGSLSQADPYFNRGLDVIPTSVALAQLTPGGEYEVVVAGLHANDFWNNVTLVSASIDITNQKFSNFANNVWTNGRYWDSQSTWGGIKGRPQLSAWQYGNIGTTMVFTGAGFQRTVNDDQMSYRHDHVWTLQGATAGGDGPGYFAKAGVVNYYQQSEEGISDYPELVYMWHNADGSVKDDYMYVRSYDGDTVTTTPHLITDMVGPVSGVPFGEIMGVNWQQDELLGVYERHELRYTEPQIFGILASPPYYRDQDILAGATTLEVSRGDSSDSGHTSGGGFGVDIGASYGQEVGFIARGTLEGSVNAFTNSDWATTWTESITNNVSIAFNASQGEDKILATVIPVDHYHYSIISSDKDLPKEDIAETGQSDFVVDVPRSPTMTQFSVNFMHTSGMKNDYINADYISSLLQHRLGDPASYMSKAEAGNLIAGLDESAVTFSADNVGQMASMLQGIGEHSTSQSISHGTASSVNNSFTQTIGGGASLALGVVGGVPGIFETSISASAGLSGWGVVGNSWGTSFNESITVTGSVADISEQNHYQGLMPFSYGLIGYSLDLKQDNTPFFNQPLLITYWVDSAAEIALNRALNKPASQSSNLGGYPASNAVDGNKGNFTHTLAGEDYHWLEIDLENEYELTEAVIVNRSSYGERLNGARVVLYDGKKAPTWTSKAIENATNGEVFNIVLPKGLKTQYIRVEKPEGGSALSIAEIEVY